In Aerococcus loyolae, a genomic segment contains:
- a CDS encoding oxidoreductase gives MTKKLTDTVTLRHGAQLKGRIVQPPMLTNSGLSEGFVSQDTLDYYAARSESAGLVIVEYCYVIKDGGPSHTWAANKEQLGIQSDEHIEGLSKIAKSLKAKGNKAVIQLNHSGRESNFPARHGGRALAPSAIDFSFLDYPVQEITEEEIEATIKAFGEATRRAIKAGFDGVEIHGANHYLHQQFFSKWSNQRTDKWGGSYENRTRFIREVNDAVFEVVRKEAPADFIIGYRISPEEIHGDNVGYTYEDSTRLVEDLGKDYDFDYIHVSNLNYKGKPAGQDKTYSQFYRQVLPDEVKLIVVGGITDEEKAQDALNYADLAAVGRGTLIDPQFGKKILEGRGDEIVTAISPEQVKISKLPPALITLFSDPQMPLKMPGRESIYHLHDLYKGDDYYREGY, from the coding sequence ATGACTAAAAAATTAACTGATACCGTTACTTTGCGGCACGGGGCTCAATTAAAGGGCCGGATTGTCCAACCGCCAATGTTAACTAATAGTGGATTGAGTGAAGGTTTTGTCAGTCAAGACACACTCGATTATTACGCAGCGCGTTCAGAATCAGCTGGATTGGTGATTGTCGAATATTGCTATGTGATTAAGGATGGAGGTCCCTCCCATACCTGGGCAGCTAACAAGGAGCAGTTAGGGATCCAAAGTGATGAACACATCGAAGGCTTAAGCAAAATTGCCAAAAGCCTAAAAGCAAAGGGGAACAAGGCCGTTATTCAATTGAACCACTCCGGACGGGAATCTAATTTTCCAGCCCGCCACGGGGGTCGCGCCTTAGCACCGAGTGCCATTGACTTTTCTTTCTTAGACTATCCAGTCCAAGAAATCACTGAAGAAGAAATTGAAGCGACCATTAAGGCCTTTGGAGAAGCTACCCGCCGCGCCATTAAAGCCGGTTTTGATGGGGTAGAAATCCATGGGGCTAACCACTACCTCCACCAACAATTCTTCTCCAAATGGTCCAACCAACGGACCGATAAGTGGGGCGGTTCCTATGAAAACCGGACGCGCTTTATCCGCGAAGTCAATGATGCGGTCTTTGAAGTGGTTAGAAAAGAAGCCCCTGCTGACTTCATTATTGGTTACCGGATCAGTCCGGAAGAAATTCACGGGGACAATGTGGGCTACACCTATGAAGATTCTACCCGCCTAGTGGAAGATTTAGGTAAGGATTATGATTTTGACTATATCCATGTTTCTAACTTAAACTATAAGGGTAAACCCGCTGGTCAAGACAAGACTTACTCCCAATTTTACCGTCAAGTCTTGCCTGACGAGGTGAAGTTAATTGTCGTGGGGGGCATCACTGATGAAGAAAAAGCCCAAGATGCCCTAAACTATGCTGATCTAGCAGCAGTCGGCCGGGGAACTTTGATTGATCCTCAATTTGGGAAGAAAATTTTAGAGGGTCGCGGCGATGAAATAGTCACTGCCATTTCGCCAGAACAAGTGAAAATTTCCAAACTACCACCCGCTTTGATCACCCTCTTCTCAGACCCACAAATGCCATTGAAAATGCCAGGTCGTGAATCGATTTACCATCTGCATGATCTCTATAAGGGAGACGACTATTACCGCGAAGGCTATTAA
- a CDS encoding YPDG domain-containing protein, with protein MNDKGDLTVSQDGLSYLVPSTEFVSAVGKIDDIYLFLNPNDKSPKGFRSTELPPVNIPIRKGDYNKLWAVEKPGTSKKHLSGLDFKQDGEKITISGKFDSGQSNDTGGNRALGINNQEGDFTYKQSWSNWFMVRILPVKTGTLIRNVDEVDKHFKVNEIENLVDINYDALKGVWVDGKKKWGLNNMSKAQLIADIKSKISKHVNTDGLKHEIGRQDFVGTLTTDKNATSPEIIATAIYYSEKIKETLVNDPANLNPNELASIKAKIKERNKALGLSDDDITVDQSGNISIRIKDPNSKEKDGKTTVKFKESAPLVTASYPEKTVQAGDTVTSAITPSKKDDPNYKFPEGTKFELPSGDGVSNPTGLTVDPKTGEITYKAPADAEEKDVEGTINVTLPGEDKPTPIPYLIHVQRPSYAKVRYVTSDGKDIDPKFRAEAEDKYPSEIEGKRDSRVIEYAGKEDFSAPKFVGYVFEKPQVNGQNQSFNPQKNATLELVYRKIDEIIPADSGQGKPDGYVKVTFKDVEGGKLDQADADKVYFVNPKAGVKISEDGANLVGKDKNGKEQKVALPKVSPDEKYEVNYHKPSANETTTWAYDKYDQVGKEITEDKEFTAQVLKQQKEEFEPKYEDKTGIPGEEVPVEKPNFTDKDGNPTTAPNGTKYELGKDAPQGVTVNPDGSLTVKVPEGAKDGDVITVPVKVTYPDGTSDTVNAKVTVSDQSQKVEPKYKDKTGIPGEEVPVEQPSFTDKDGNPTTAPNGTKYELGKDAPQGVTVNPDGSLTVKVPEGAKDGDVITVPVKVTYPDGTTDTVNAKVTVSDQSQTVEPKYKDKVGTPGSSVKVDQPEFTGKDGNPTEAPEGTKFELGKDAPQGVTVNPDGSLTVKVPEGAKDGDVITVPVKVTYPDGTTDTVNAKVTVSDQSQTVEPKYKDKVGTPGSSVKVDQPEFTGKDGNPTEAPEGTKYELGKDAPQGVTVNPDGSLTVKVPEGAKDGDVITVPVKVTYPDGTTDTVNAKVTVSDQSQTVEPKYKDKVGTPGSSVKVDQPEFTGKDSNPTEAPEGTKYELGKDAPQGVTVNPDGSLTVKVPEGAKDGDVITIPVKVTYPDGTTDTVNAKVTVSDQSQTVEPKYKDKVGTPGSSVKVDQPEFTGKDSNPTEAPEGTKYELGKDAPQGVTVNPDGSLTVKVPAGAKDGDVITVPVKVTYPDKTTDTVNAKVTVSDQSQKVEPKYKDKTGIPGEEVPVEKPNFTNKEGNPTTAPNGTKYELGKDAPQGVTVKPDGSLTVKVPEGAKDGDVITVPVKVTYPDGTSDTVNAKVTVSDQSQKVEPKYKDKTGIPGEEVQVEQPNFTDKDGNPTTAPNGTKYELGKDAPQGVTVKPDGSLTVKVPEGAKDGDVITVPVKVTYPDGTSDTVNAKVTVSDQSQTVEPKYKDKTGIPGEEVPVEQPSFTDKDGNPTTAPNGTKYELGKDAPQGVTVKPDGRLTVKVPEGAKDGDVITVPVKVTYPDGTTDTVNAKVTVSDQSQKVEPKYKDKTGIPGEEVPVEQPSFSDKDGNPTTAPEGTKYELGKDAPQGVTVGPDGSLTVKVPEGAKDGDVITVPVKVTYPDGTSDTVNAKVTVSDQSQTVEPKYKDKVGTPGSSVKVDQPEFTGKDGKTTPAPEGTKYELGKDAPQGVTVNPDGSLTVKVPDGAKDGDVITVPVKVTYPDGTTDTVNAKVTVSDQSQKVEPKYKDKTGIPGEEVPVEQPSFSDKDGNPTTAPEGTKYELGKDAPQGVTVGPDGSLTVKVPEGAKDGDVITVPVKVTYPDGTSDTVNAKVTVSDQSQTVEPKYKDKVGTPGSSVKVDQPEFTGKDGKTTPAPEGTKYELGKDAPQGVTVNPDGSLTVKVPEGAKDGDVITVPVKVTYPDGTKDIVEAKVTVSDQSQTVEPKYKDKVGTPGSSVKVDQPEFTGKDGKTTPAPAGTKYELGKDAPQGVTVNPDGSLTVKVPEGAKDGDVITVPVKVTYPDGTTDTVNAKVTVSDQSQTVEPKYKDKVGTPGSSVKVDQPEFTGKDGKTTPAPEGTKYELGKDAPQGVTVNPDGSLTVKVPDGAKDGDVITVPVKVTYPDGTSDTVNAKVTVSDQSQKVEPKYKDKVGTPGSSVKVDQPEFTGKDGKTTPAPEGTKYELGKDAPQGVTVNPDGSLTVKVPEGAKDGDVITVPVKVTYPDGTTDTVEAKVTVSDHSQKYTPKPVITLVDDLNKITKEEQDQAVKSLKDFNKDLPKDTVITIDKDGNAIFTYPDGTTDLIEKDKVFAERETTLPPVFNKVKEGDKQISGKTEAFAKVIVSIPGLDKPVEVTADKDGNFLVPVPDGITLKAKDKITATAQGKDKKVSKVGEVLVEEIPTSPLPCPSSPEPASPSPEPSHPSAPQVEDNDHPSQESGHSQQPSQTTVVDHSQQAKTDQSTETLAKETPQAPATASPKLSQVEEKESHTEKAPQAESTYTSLPKTGVVAAPVALELLLVAAGAILALPSKRKNK; from the coding sequence ATGAACGACAAGGGTGATTTAACCGTTAGTCAAGATGGACTTTCCTACTTGGTTCCTAGCACAGAATTTGTTTCGGCTGTTGGGAAGATTGATGATATCTATTTGTTCTTGAATCCTAATGATAAGAGTCCAAAAGGGTTCCGTTCGACCGAGCTGCCCCCTGTTAATATTCCAATTAGAAAAGGCGATTATAATAAACTTTGGGCGGTTGAAAAACCAGGGACTAGTAAAAAGCACTTGTCCGGATTGGACTTTAAGCAAGATGGCGAAAAAATTACTATTTCAGGTAAGTTTGATTCGGGACAATCCAATGATACAGGCGGTAACCGTGCCTTAGGAATTAATAACCAAGAGGGCGATTTTACCTATAAACAATCCTGGTCAAATTGGTTTATGGTTCGGATACTACCTGTTAAGACCGGTACTCTAATTCGCAATGTTGATGAAGTTGACAAGCATTTCAAAGTCAATGAAATTGAAAATTTAGTGGACATTAATTACGATGCTCTCAAAGGAGTCTGGGTTGACGGTAAGAAAAAATGGGGCCTAAATAATATGTCCAAAGCCCAACTGATTGCAGATATTAAGTCGAAGATTAGCAAACATGTTAATACTGATGGCCTAAAACATGAAATTGGTAGACAAGATTTTGTCGGAACGCTAACCACTGATAAAAATGCTACTTCACCTGAAATTATTGCAACCGCTATCTATTACTCTGAAAAGATCAAGGAAACTCTGGTCAATGATCCTGCTAACTTAAACCCAAATGAACTCGCGTCTATCAAAGCCAAGATAAAAGAACGCAACAAGGCGCTTGGTCTATCTGATGATGACATTACGGTTGACCAATCAGGGAATATTTCCATCCGTATTAAAGATCCAAACTCTAAAGAAAAAGACGGCAAGACGACAGTCAAATTCAAGGAATCAGCGCCTTTGGTAACTGCTAGCTATCCAGAAAAGACCGTTCAAGCGGGGGATACAGTGACCTCAGCGATCACACCAAGTAAGAAGGATGACCCTAACTACAAATTCCCTGAAGGCACAAAATTTGAATTACCAAGTGGAGATGGCGTAAGCAATCCAACTGGTTTAACCGTGGATCCAAAAACCGGTGAAATCACCTATAAGGCTCCAGCAGATGCTGAAGAGAAGGATGTCGAGGGAACGATCAACGTGACCTTACCAGGTGAAGACAAGCCAACACCTATTCCTTATCTCATCCATGTTCAACGTCCAAGTTATGCCAAAGTGAGATATGTCACAAGTGATGGCAAGGATATTGATCCTAAATTTAGAGCAGAAGCTGAAGACAAGTATCCAAGTGAGATTGAAGGTAAACGCGATAGTCGGGTAATCGAATACGCCGGGAAAGAGGACTTCTCTGCGCCTAAATTCGTTGGTTATGTCTTCGAAAAACCACAAGTAAATGGCCAAAACCAAAGCTTCAATCCACAAAAGAATGCCACTCTAGAACTTGTTTATAGAAAAATTGACGAAATCATTCCAGCCGACTCCGGACAAGGCAAGCCTGACGGTTACGTTAAGGTGACCTTTAAGGATGTTGAAGGCGGGAAATTAGACCAAGCGGATGCTGATAAGGTTTACTTCGTCAATCCAAAAGCGGGCGTCAAAATTTCTGAAGACGGCGCGAACTTAGTTGGCAAGGACAAGAATGGTAAAGAGCAAAAAGTTGCTCTGCCAAAAGTTTCTCCTGATGAAAAATATGAGGTTAACTATCACAAACCTTCTGCTAATGAAACCACAACTTGGGCTTACGATAAATATGACCAAGTCGGTAAAGAAATTACCGAAGATAAGGAATTTACCGCCCAAGTCCTTAAACAACAAAAAGAAGAATTCGAACCTAAGTATGAGGACAAGACAGGCATCCCGGGTGAAGAAGTCCCAGTAGAGAAACCAAACTTCACCGACAAGGACGGGAATCCAACTACCGCGCCAAACGGTACCAAGTACGAACTCGGTAAAGACGCCCCACAAGGTGTCACTGTCAACCCAGACGGTAGCCTAACCGTTAAGGTTCCAGAAGGTGCCAAAGACGGCGATGTAATTACTGTTCCTGTTAAGGTAACTTATCCAGATGGAACCAGCGATACAGTCAACGCCAAAGTCACTGTCAGCGATCAAAGTCAAAAGGTTGAACCGAAGTATAAAGACAAGACCGGTATTCCAGGTGAAGAAGTTCCAGTAGAACAACCATCCTTCACCGACAAAGACGGGAATCCAACTACCGCGCCAAACGGTACCAAGTACGAACTCGGTAAAGACGCCCCACAAGGTGTCACTGTCAACCCAGACGGTAGCCTAACCGTTAAGGTTCCAGAAGGTGCCAAAGACGGCGATGTGATTACCGTTCCTGTTAAGGTAACCTACCCAGATGGCACCACAGATACCGTCAACGCTAAGGTGACTGTTAGCGACCAAAGTCAAACCGTGGAGCCTAAGTACAAAGACAAAGTGGGCACCCCAGGCTCATCCGTAAAAGTTGACCAACCAGAATTCACTGGTAAAGATGGCAATCCAACCGAAGCCCCAGAGGGCACTAAGTTTGAATTGGGCAAAGACGCTCCACAAGGCGTAACCGTAAACCCAGACGGTAGCCTAACCGTTAAGGTTCCAGAAGGTGCCAAAGATGGCGACGTGATTACCGTTCCTGTTAAGGTAACCTACCCAGATGGCACCACAGATACCGTCAACGCCAAAGTGACCGTCAGCGACCAAAGCCAAACCGTAGAGCCAAAATACAAAGATAAAGTAGGTACTCCAGGCTCATCCGTAAAAGTTGACCAACCAGAATTCACTGGTAAAGATGGCAATCCAACCGAAGCCCCAGAGGGCACTAAGTATGAATTGGGCAAAGACGCTCCACAAGGCGTAACCGTAAACCCAGACGGTAGCCTAACCGTTAAGGTTCCAGAAGGTGCCAAAGATGGCGACGTGATTACCGTTCCTGTTAAGGTAACCTACCCAGATGGCACCACAGATACCGTCAACGCCAAAGTGACCGTCAGCGACCAAAGCCAAACCGTAGAGCCAAAATACAAAGATAAAGTAGGTACTCCAGGCTCATCCGTAAAAGTTGACCAACCAGAATTCACTGGAAAAGACAGCAATCCAACCGAAGCCCCAGAGGGCACTAAGTATGAATTGGGCAAAGACGCTCCACAAGGCGTAACCGTAAACCCAGACGGTAGCTTAACCGTTAAGGTTCCAGAAGGTGCCAAAGATGGCGATGTCATTACCATTCCTGTTAAGGTAACCTACCCAGATGGCACCACAGATACCGTCAACGCCAAAGTGACCGTCAGCGACCAAAGCCAAACCGTAGAGCCAAAATACAAAGATAAAGTAGGTACTCCAGGCTCATCCGTAAAAGTTGACCAACCAGAATTCACTGGAAAAGACAGCAATCCAACCGAAGCCCCAGAGGGCACTAAGTATGAATTGGGCAAAGACGCTCCACAAGGCGTAACCGTAAACCCAGACGGTAGCCTAACCGTTAAGGTTCCAGCAGGTGCCAAAGACGGTGACGTAATTACCGTCCCAGTGAAGGTAACTTACCCAGACAAAACCACAGATACCGTCAACGCTAAAGTGACTGTCAGCGATCAAAGTCAAAAGGTCGAACCTAAGTACAAAGACAAGACAGGCATCCCAGGTGAAGAAGTACCGGTAGAAAAACCAAACTTCACCAACAAAGAGGGAAACCCAACTACCGCGCCAAATGGTACCAAGTACGAACTCGGTAAAGATGCGCCACAAGGCGTGACCGTAAAACCAGATGGCAGTCTAACCGTTAAGGTCCCAGAAGGCGCTAAAGACGGTGACGTAATTACTGTTCCTGTTAAGGTAACTTATCCAGATGGAACCAGCGATACAGTCAACGCTAAAGTAACTGTCAGCGATCAAAGTCAAAAGGTAGAACCTAAGTATAAAGACAAGACCGGTATTCCAGGTGAAGAAGTCCAAGTAGAACAACCAAACTTCACCGACAAAGACGGGAACCCAACTACCGCGCCAAATGGTACCAAGTACGAACTCGGTAAAGATGCGCCACAAGGCGTGACCGTAAAACCAGATGGCAGTCTAACCGTTAAGGTCCCAGAAGGCGCTAAAGACGGTGACGTAATTACTGTTCCTGTTAAGGTAACTTATCCAGATGGAACCAGCGATACAGTCAACGCTAAAGTAACTGTTAGCGACCAAAGTCAAACTGTTGAACCTAAGTACAAGGACAAGACAGGCATCCCAGGTGAAGAAGTTCCAGTAGAACAACCATCCTTCACCGACAAAGACGGGAATCCAACTACCGCGCCAAACGGTACCAAGTACGAACTCGGTAAAGACGCTCCTCAAGGGGTAACGGTTAAACCAGACGGAAGATTGACTGTTAAAGTTCCAGAAGGTGCCAAAGATGGGGATGTAATCACCGTTCCTGTTAAGGTAACTTACCCAGATGGCACCACAGATACCGTCAACGCCAAAGTGACTGTCAGCGATCAAAGTCAAAAGGTAGAACCTAAGTACAAGGACAAGACAGGCATCCCGGGTGAAGAAGTTCCAGTAGAACAACCATCCTTCAGTGATAAAGATGGCAACCCAACGACAGCACCAGAAGGAACGAAGTACGAACTTGGTAAAGATGCGCCACAAGGGGTGACCGTGGGTCCAGATGGCAGTCTAACCGTTAAGGTTCCAGAAGGCGCCAAAGATGGTGACGTGATCACGGTCCCTGTTAAGGTAACTTATCCAGACGGCACCAGCGACACGGTAAACGCCAAAGTGACTGTCAGCGACCAAAGTCAAACCGTTGAACCAAAATACAAGGATAAAGTGGGCACCCCAGGCTCATCAGTCAAAGTGGACCAACCAGAATTCACTGGGAAAGACGGCAAGACCACTCCAGCTCCAGAAGGGACCAAGTATGAACTCGGTAAAGATGCCCCACAAGGTGTGACCGTGAACCCAGATGGAAGCTTGACTGTAAAAGTGCCAGATGGCGCCAAAGACGGGGATGTAATCACCGTTCCTGTTAAGGTAACTTACCCAGATGGCACCACAGATACCGTCAACGCCAAAGTGACTGTCAGCGATCAAAGTCAAAAGGTAGAACCTAAGTACAAGGACAAGACAGGCATCCCGGGTGAAGAAGTTCCAGTAGAACAACCATCCTTCAGTGATAAAGATGGCAACCCAACGACAGCACCAGAAGGAACGAAGTACGAACTTGGTAAAGATGCGCCACAAGGGGTGACCGTGGGTCCAGATGGCAGTCTAACCGTTAAGGTTCCAGAAGGCGCCAAAGATGGTGACGTGATCACGGTCCCTGTTAAGGTAACTTATCCAGACGGCACCAGCGACACGGTAAACGCCAAAGTGACTGTCAGCGACCAAAGTCAAACCGTGGAGCCTAAGTACAAAGACAAAGTGGGTACCCCAGGCTCATCAGTGAAAGTGGACCAACCAGAATTCACTGGAAAAGATGGCAAGACCACTCCAGCACCAGAAGGCACTAAGTACGAACTTGGTAAGGACGCTCCACAAGGCGTAACCGTGAACCCAGACGGTAGTTTAACTGTTAAAGTTCCAGAAGGCGCTAAAGACGGTGACGTGATCACTGTTCCTGTGAAAGTGACCTATCCAGATGGCACTAAAGATATTGTTGAAGCTAAAGTAACTGTCAGCGACCAAAGTCAAACCGTTGAACCGAAATACAAGGACAAAGTGGGCACCCCAGGCTCATCAGTGAAAGTGGACCAACCAGAATTCACTGGAAAAGACGGCAAGACCACTCCAGCCCCAGCAGGCACCAAGTATGAACTCGGTAAAGATGCCCCACAAGGTGTGACCGTGAACCCAGACGGAAGCTTGACTGTAAAAGTACCGGAAGGCGCCAAAGATGGGGATGTAATCACCGTTCCTGTTAAGGTGACTTACCCAGATGGCACCACAGATACCGTCAACGCCAAAGTGACTGTCAGCGATCAAAGTCAAACCGTTGAACCAAAATACAAGGATAAAGTGGGCACCCCAGGCTCATCAGTCAAAGTGGACCAACCAGAATTCACTGGGAAAGACGGCAAGACCACTCCAGCTCCAGAAGGGACCAAGTACGAACTTGGTAAAGATGCCCCACAAGGTGTGACCGTGAACCCAGATGGAAGCTTGACTGTAAAAGTGCCAGATGGCGCCAAAGATGGTGACGTGATTACCGTCCCAGTGAAGGTAACCTATCCAGATGGCACCAGTGATACGGTAAACGCCAAAGTGACTGTCAGCGATCAAAGTCAAAAGGTAGAACCAAAATACAAGGACAAAGTGGGCACCCCAGGCTCATCAGTGAAAGTGGACCAACCAGAATTCACTGGAAAAGACGGCAAGACCACTCCAGCCCCAGAAGGTACCAAGTATGAATTGGGTAAGGACGCCCCACAAGGTGTGACTGTCAACCCAGACGGTAGTTTAACTGTTAAAGTTCCAGAAGGCGCTAAAGACGGTGACGTCATTACGGTTCCAGTGAAAGTAACCTACCCAGACGGGACCACAGACACTGTGGAAGCCAAAGTCACTGTCAGCGATCACAGTCAAAAATACACACCTAAACCAGTGATTACCTTGGTGGATGACCTGAATAAGATCACTAAGGAAGAACAAGACCAAGCAGTCAAATCGTTGAAAGACTTTAATAAAGACCTACCTAAGGACACGGTCATCACCATCGATAAGGACGGCAATGCGATCTTCACCTACCCAGATGGCACCACAGATCTCATCGAAAAAGATAAAGTCTTTGCTGAACGGGAAACTACCTTGCCACCAGTCTTCAATAAAGTGAAGGAAGGCGACAAGCAAATCAGTGGTAAGACAGAAGCCTTCGCTAAGGTTATTGTGTCGATTCCAGGGCTAGATAAGCCAGTTGAAGTAACTGCTGATAAAGACGGTAATTTCCTTGTTCCAGTTCCTGATGGAATTACACTGAAAGCCAAGGACAAGATTACAGCTACTGCTCAAGGCAAGGATAAGAAGGTTTCAAAAGTAGGAGAAGTGCTTGTGGAAGAAATCCCAACTTCACCGCTACCTTGCCCTTCAAGTCCAGAACCAGCTAGTCCAAGCCCTGAACCTAGTCATCCTTCAGCTCCTCAGGTAGAAGACAATGATCACCCAAGTCAAGAAAGTGGTCATAGTCAACAACCAAGTCAAACAACAGTAGTTGATCACAGTCAACAAGCAAAGACTGATCAGTCTACTGAAACGCTTGCTAAGGAAACTCCTCAAGCACCTGCTACCGCAAGTCCAAAGCTCAGCCAAGTGGAAGAGAAAGAATCTCACACTGAAAAAGCTCCTCAAGCTGAAAGCACATACACTAGCCTACCTAAGACCGGTGTGGTTGCAGCACCAGTAGCCTTGGAACTCTTGTTAGTTGCTGCAGGAGCAATCCTAGCCCTTCCAAGCAAACGGAAAAATAAATAA
- a CDS encoding diacylglycerol/lipid kinase family protein, with protein MIEIICHEEAGLGRGRKVLDQVQAYLDDHQQGYHVHTSAYPGHIFDLVPELLDNFQKESRLLVIGGDGTLHELVAVLQAKQVDIPLTYLPAGSGNDFSRYFQQDKSSLSDYLAPLVKGRSPKTLPIYHYQLGQEGRRRSLVNSLGLGFDGVVIEQAIKLKESQGIFRKPWGNKLRYLVGLFQCLPRLSLFNCQLKIDGQPYHFDRCALVVFMNNPYFGGGIHLYPLEEIKDRKVSAIVIHDINPQAILDLLYRIFISHQQETSPYMTHLSGEVVEVEIDSPMISQVDGESLMIDQYPVRVWQGQQRFYL; from the coding sequence GTGATTGAAATTATTTGCCATGAAGAGGCTGGACTAGGCCGGGGAAGGAAAGTATTGGACCAGGTTCAAGCTTATCTTGATGACCACCAGCAGGGCTATCACGTGCATACTAGCGCTTATCCGGGTCATATCTTTGACTTAGTGCCAGAGCTCTTGGATAACTTTCAAAAGGAGAGCCGTCTCTTGGTGATTGGCGGCGATGGGACTCTTCATGAACTAGTTGCCGTCCTCCAAGCTAAGCAAGTCGACATTCCCCTGACCTATTTACCAGCGGGGTCGGGCAATGATTTCTCACGTTATTTCCAGCAGGATAAAAGCAGCTTGTCTGACTATTTAGCCCCTTTAGTGAAAGGACGGTCTCCTAAAACGCTGCCCATCTACCACTACCAATTGGGCCAAGAGGGACGTAGACGGTCTTTGGTCAATAGTTTAGGGCTGGGTTTTGATGGTGTCGTCATTGAGCAAGCCATCAAGCTTAAAGAAAGTCAGGGAATCTTCCGCAAGCCCTGGGGCAATAAATTGCGTTACCTCGTAGGGCTCTTTCAATGCTTACCCCGGCTGTCACTTTTTAATTGCCAGTTGAAGATTGATGGCCAGCCCTATCATTTTGACCGCTGTGCCTTAGTAGTCTTTATGAATAACCCCTACTTTGGTGGAGGCATTCATCTCTACCCCTTGGAAGAAATCAAGGACCGCAAAGTGTCTGCCATTGTTATTCATGATATTAACCCCCAGGCGATTTTAGACCTCCTCTACCGTATTTTTATCAGTCACCAGCAAGAGACCTCTCCTTATATGACTCATTTAAGCGGGGAAGTGGTTGAGGTGGAGATTGATAGTCCAATGATTAGCCAAGTCGACGGGGAAAGCTTAATGATTGACCAATATCCTGTCCGTGTCTGGCAAGGTCAGCAGCGCTTCTACTTGTAA
- a CDS encoding MFS transporter, whose amino-acid sequence MSTKQLPWKNLLILAFIACIAMISELLPSGFLQEMASAFNVPLGRMSLFIGTYAIMSAAVGIPITRAFSQVNRKTYLLWVCGFFAFSNLCIAFAPNFLIAFLARIIAGAAAGALWAMLGSYPIGFLPLHLAGRGTAIVLAGVTFGLSVGLPLATLFAKAFGWRMGFVLITLLFIASALLGLKLFPPVDGEEYNADNNYGKLLKNKGILIASLATILIVMAQYISYIFIQLIAQTAGIAVASAQAAFGVGALLSIGIVARFIDRYLFKLTLAISALTAIAIFILVVNVPSPLINYLAFALWGLGFAPMTTLLQTATTKQVDHGKALANSVSATSYDLAIMLSSLLGSLTIASLGLSGTLWISIGFALAVFFLVFFNHKYFT is encoded by the coding sequence ATGAGTACTAAGCAACTTCCTTGGAAAAATTTATTGATACTAGCTTTTATTGCTTGTATTGCGATGATTTCAGAATTACTGCCTTCAGGATTCTTGCAAGAAATGGCCAGTGCTTTTAACGTGCCTTTAGGACGAATGAGTCTCTTTATTGGAACCTATGCCATTATGTCGGCCGCAGTTGGTATTCCCATTACCCGGGCCTTTTCACAGGTCAACCGGAAAACCTACTTGCTATGGGTCTGCGGCTTCTTCGCATTCAGCAATTTATGCATTGCTTTTGCCCCCAACTTTCTCATTGCCTTTTTGGCACGGATTATCGCCGGAGCAGCTGCGGGAGCACTCTGGGCCATGTTAGGATCTTACCCTATTGGCTTTTTACCTTTGCATCTAGCAGGACGTGGAACTGCCATTGTCCTAGCGGGAGTGACTTTTGGATTGAGTGTCGGCCTACCTCTAGCAACGCTTTTTGCTAAGGCCTTTGGTTGGCGGATGGGATTTGTTTTAATTACGCTTTTATTTATTGCCTCCGCCCTCCTTGGTTTGAAGCTCTTCCCTCCAGTAGATGGTGAAGAATACAACGCTGATAACAACTACGGCAAGCTCTTAAAAAATAAGGGAATTTTGATTGCCAGTTTGGCAACGATTCTGATCGTGATGGCCCAATATATTTCTTACATTTTTATCCAACTCATTGCCCAAACAGCAGGCATTGCCGTGGCCTCTGCCCAAGCAGCCTTTGGGGTTGGCGCCCTCCTATCGATCGGCATTGTCGCCCGCTTTATTGACCGCTATCTCTTTAAATTAACCCTAGCGATCTCGGCTTTAACCGCCATCGCCATTTTTATCTTAGTGGTTAACGTCCCTAGTCCCTTGATTAATTACCTGGCCTTCGCCCTCTGGGGATTAGGCTTTGCGCCGATGACGACCCTCCTGCAAACCGCAACCACTAAACAGGTTGACCATGGCAAAGCCTTAGCTAATTCCGTCAGCGCGACTTCCTACGACTTAGCCATCATGCTGTCTAGTTTACTGGGTAGCTTAACCATCGCTTCGCTCGGGCTCAGCGGAACGCTTTGGATTTCCATTGGCTTTGCCTTAGCTGTCTTCTTTTTGGTTTTCTTTAACCATAAATATTTTACTTAA